Below is a genomic region from Rosa chinensis cultivar Old Blush chromosome 5, RchiOBHm-V2, whole genome shotgun sequence.
ATAGGGGCATCAAAATTGGACCATGAACGTTAACTGATATCAAAGTCGATGGTTGAGCTAAAACAGATGTACGTCCCGGATAAACAGATCATGCAGTTAACAACAACTTACTATTAGAATAACAGTTAGATATGACATCAACACAAGacttcaaaattaaaatgaatatttacatgattttaatgtaattcaTGTAAGATCGATTATAATATAAGGGTATCAAAAGTAGACCTGGACAATAATTGATATCAAAGTCGATGGTTTAGCCAAGATACTTGTCACTGAGCGATTTTTTAAGACATAACAAACATATACATGCATATAACGACAACTTGTTATTTGAATAAAAGTTAAAATATGACAATCACACGAGActtcaaattaaaatttatatttaaaCGCTTCATGTAATTCATGCAATACAATTGTAATATGGATGCATCAAAAGTACACTCCTGACATTAATTGTTTTTAAAGCTGATGGTCCGACTAAAACACATGTCGCGAGATCATTATTCAAGGCAAAACATACATATACACAGAGTTAGCAACAACTTAGTATCCGAATAAAAGTTTGGTAAAACAACTACAGAAGAGTTAAATTTGGTAATTCTGTTATGACGCGTATATAATTATCTTTGTTGAAGATGGAAAATACGCCTGGTTAATGACAACTTAATTAATTGCCTAcaagttatgatttttttgGTTCACTCTGCTTGTAACTGAATTTGGATCATTTGTCTACAAGTTAAGATCATGTAAACTAATTAAGAGTGACGAAATGTGATTTATCAACAATTAAtgtacaaaaaatatatataaatagcaaaacaaaaaggtATAAATAGCAAATCCATAGAAAGGCTTGAAAATTTCAGTTATGGCCTTGTAGGAGTAATGAAATATCCTTTAATTTACTACATGGATAGGAAATGGTAAGTGCCCAATTACCTACCAATGCAAATGGAATCTAACCATATGGATCATTTTTTGGACTATTTGACCAAGTTTCAACCACATCATCAAAGTTAGCCAAATCAGATTGTAAATAGTGGGCAGTCTAATCCCAGGTTAAGAAACTACCAGCAATCTAATCCTCATTAATCTTGAATTTAATAACATGCATCAAAGCCGCTTTTTATGTTCATTTTTTTGGGGGGCGTCAGATCTTCAAAAGCCACTTTCTAATTAGTGCCCCATTTCAATGCGCCCACGTTGTGATTTCTTATTCCGAATATACCCCTACAGCTTTTCTAGTTGCTTCTTGTTAAATTAACCTTATAACAAACAAACAGAGGGTAGTTAGTGACCATGTCACGCTCGTTGGGCCTTAAGCTAACCATACTCGACTTATTTGGGGTCAAAGACTAGGAGGGTAGTTTCGTCATTTTCGCGGTCGAAAACTTTGAAAAGACCTGGCAGGGACCAAAAGAGAATAGCAGCATTATACACACCGAGACCTTCGCCGAGGTCCATTTTCTCTCTGCTCTTCGCCATGTGAAGCCTGAAACGCAGCTCTACCTCTCTGACTCTCTTGTCCCTTAATCCCTGTTCATCCCACTCATCAACCAAATTTTGGATCCAAAGACTCAAACTTTCCCTTTCGTTTTTGTAGTTTTCTGGTGGCTAAAACGAAACCCCAACAAACCCCCCACAAATCTTCCTTCCATTTCACTTCACAAACCCACACCAAGAACCGAAAGCCCTCCCGCAACCACTGAAACCCTTCAAATTTGTGCTCTCTGGGTTCTTAAATGAGATGTTGGAGCAGAAGAGAGCCCCGAAGAGCCGGGGCTTCTACGTCAGAATGAAGCTCCAGAGCAGCAAACATGGCCGGCCTCAAGAAAAGAGCTCCTTCTACACATATTGCAAATGGGTCCTCTGGCTTTCCCTCACCCTCTACTTCTTCAGCTCCTACCTCATTAGTAACCACCCAAATCAGAACAAGCCCACCACCTCTCTCTCCAAATCCCATTTCTCACCCTTAGCCTCCCGCGCTCTTTTCGAATCCGCCATTGAAAACACCACCGCCGTCCTCGAAAACAAaggtaaatatttttttaattttccgAAATGCACAGATTCTGACTTTCAAAAAATTATTCACTTCGGTTTTTGACGTTTTGCAGGACTGTTCAAAGGGTTGAAGGTTTTCGTGTACGACTTGCCGGCGAAATACAACGCGGATTGGCTCTCCAACGATCGGTGCAGAACCCACTTATTCGCCTCCGAGGTGGCAATTCATCGGGCGCTGTTGACCAGCGACTTTTTGACCCTTGACCCTTCCCAAGCCGACTTCTTCTTCGTTCCCGTCTACGTGTCCTGTAATTTCAGCACCGTCAATGGATTCCCAGCCATTGGTCACGCCCGGACCCTCATCGCCTCCGCCATCCAGCTCATCAGGACGCGGTACCCGTTTTGGGACCGCACCCAAGGCTCCGACCACGTCTTTGTCGCTTCCCACGACTTCGGTTCTTGCTTTCACACAATGGTAAACTCATAGCTGCCaaataatatatttaaaaaaaaaaaaaaaaaaaaagcaagcgTTTCTGTAATATGATGAATTTCTAAAGATATTTTTGGCTGTTTCAGGAGAATGTGGCGATCGCAGATGGAGTGCCCGATTTTCTGAAGAAATCGATCGTTTTGCAGACGTTTGGGGTGAAGCACAAGCACCCATGTCAAGAGGTTGAGAATGTGGTCATTCCGCCGTACGTTTCGCCGGAGAGTGTACGGACCACGCTGGAGAATGCTCCGGCGGACGGCCGGCGGGACATCTTCGCATTCTTCCGGGGGAAGATGGAGCTGCACCCGAAAAACGTCAGCGGACGATATTACAGCAAGTGAGTTCGGATCAAGTTCAATTATTTtaatcttataaaaaaaaaaaagagttcaaTTATTTTAATCATTAACTAATAATCAAACCCATCATGATTGTTCTGTGAACTTACCGATTTGCccttggtttggtttttgattttgtttatcAGGAGGGTTCGGACGAATATATGGCGGAAGTTCAACGGCGACCGGAGGTTTTACCTGCAACGCAGTCGTTTTGCGGGTTATCAGTCGGAGATCGTAAGGTCGGTTTTCTGTTTGTGCCCGCTTGGGTGGGCCCCGTGGAGTCCGAGACTGGTTGAGTCAGTTGCGCTGGGGTGTGTACCAGTGATAATAGCGGACGGGATAAGGCTGCCCTTCGACGACGTCGTTCCGTGGGCGGAGATTTCGCTAACCGTGGCGGAGAAGGACGTGGGTAAATTGGGAAATATACTCGAACACGTGGCGGCGACGAACCTGAGCGCTATACAAAAGAACATATGGGACCCGAGGGTGAGTCGGGCCCTGCTGTTTCACGATCGGATCCAACCAGGCGACGCCACGTGGCAGGTTCTGTCTGCCCTGGAGAACAAGCTGGCGAGGTCTTACAGGCGCGTGAGTATTTCCAGCGAATAGGGAGAAGCCATGTAGGGTAGGGATTTTGGGACTTGAGAATTTTGGACGAGGAGAGAGAAATGGGTCCGCCGGCCAATGAGGTCGGGGTCTGCATTCTGGGTTGCATGTCTATAGATGAAGTGGAAGACAGCCAGAGATTTCTCATACACGTGTGAGGTGGGGCCCTCCGGGGAACATATACTGAGATAATTATTTATGGATCTGTCTCAGTAATGACGTGGCGGGCTGTGATTGATCGGTACTGCGGTTGAGCAGTAAATACAATAAATACCCCTGTACAATTATTACAAGGAACCACTGTAAAAAACAATTTTGAGATCCATTTGAAAATTCTTATaaagtgaaaaaagaaaaaagaatgagGTCCATCCGTCCACGTGTAATattattttagaaaataattttccAATTCATTTTAAGATCACTAAATTGTTCTCTAatcttttcaataaaaaaaaaaaattgttctctAATCTTGATTCCATAGCTTCAAGGATTTCCACGGTTAAGTTATTTGGAAAGTTGAAGTTGTTCTATGCCTCCATATAAATATCTACACGCAATGTTATTAATAAGCCGTGGTTAGTTGATTAATGTGGTTAATTAATGTCAAGTGATGTTACGGTTTAAATCTTTCTTAGTATTAGAAATTGTTGAGATAGTGATAAAACAATAGATATTTATTTCAACTTTATGAAAATGTGGTCCAATTATTTTATCaccttgaaaatgaaaattgtcctttttttctttctttttgatttTGACGTACCTAAAGTATTTTCgtcatttaatttattttggGGCCAACGAGCCTCGCGTATTTTTAGAGTCATGTTGTTTTTTTATATGGATTACGGGTATTATATTGTTGGAGGGTATTGGAAATggtgaaaagtaaaaaaagtgaaattttaGTTCACCGTTGGGGGGAAAAGGCGGGGAATATGAAATGAGGAGAGACAGGTAGAATGGTGCCAGAGTGTGCCAGCTGGGACGTGTCAGAGGGTTTTAAAGAAGAATTTAAGTGACGGTGTGGGGTTTACGTCAGTGGTCACGGATAGAGTATCCAACATTCCACCTAGAGCAAGCCATTTTGCCATGCTGGGTTTTTTGGTCTTCCAATTTCGGGTCTTTGTTTTTCCCGGAATTGATGGGACGTTGTTATTTTACCAGAAATTAAGCCATTTTTTGGTTACAAGGTACGACAATCTTAGTTGGGATCTAAACTGCAGGGCACTAGTGATGTAATATGAGCTTTGTATAAGATGGACATGACAGTATGTTAAGTAACTTGGTGAGTTAGAGGTTTCTGTTTTGTGTCGATTTCTTCTGCTATTAAACTATTCTTTAGGATTAAAGTGGTGTTAGAGATTTTTATTTGCAAcagattttattttataaaaaagaaaatgtttatgtaagaaaatataaaaaatctcATAAATAACAATGACAATAAActctaaaaataataataataataataaatttattgtcacatttataaatttatatacaacataaatatatactTCAGAATTTTTATATTGATTGCTACTACATTTAAGTTATGTGTTTCTATATACCAAGTTACTAAAAGGGCACACACCCTATTTGTGTGGGTAGATGTGAAATAGTACAGAGtttcttttttctatatttgtagaattttttttattttttatttatattttattttatgattgacattattatttttattaattaattttattttaaaatttattaatattttaagATTATAATTGTAAAAAGATTCAGTTATAGAGATAAAaagtttattttcttaattatatTACATATGTGAAGGTTTTACTTCTTGAAATGCAGATGCAATAATGTAACTTCAGTTTGTGACAAATAATCATTTATGATGAGCTCCTTATAATTATTTATCTTCTACATTAAACCCAACTCGCAATTACGTGTCATCATGATTGTACATATGTGTATGAATCTCAACTTCCCAGAGTTGCAGTACTGGATTGAGAAGCAGCTTCCTCAACAATCCTTTGGGACTGATCGAGACCAAAAGGCTAGATGAGACAATTGCaacaatccaaaaccaaaat
It encodes:
- the LOC112165528 gene encoding probable glucuronoxylan glucuronosyltransferase IRX7; translation: MLEQKRAPKSRGFYVRMKLQSSKHGRPQEKSSFYTYCKWVLWLSLTLYFFSSYLISNHPNQNKPTTSLSKSHFSPLASRALFESAIENTTAVLENKGLFKGLKVFVYDLPAKYNADWLSNDRCRTHLFASEVAIHRALLTSDFLTLDPSQADFFFVPVYVSCNFSTVNGFPAIGHARTLIASAIQLIRTRYPFWDRTQGSDHVFVASHDFGSCFHTMENVAIADGVPDFLKKSIVLQTFGVKHKHPCQEVENVVIPPYVSPESVRTTLENAPADGRRDIFAFFRGKMELHPKNVSGRYYSKRVRTNIWRKFNGDRRFYLQRSRFAGYQSEIVRSVFCLCPLGWAPWSPRLVESVALGCVPVIIADGIRLPFDDVVPWAEISLTVAEKDVGKLGNILEHVAATNLSAIQKNIWDPRVSRALLFHDRIQPGDATWQVLSALENKLARSYRRVSISSE